The genomic DNA aAAACCACTTAATAAAACttacaaatttgaaaaattagacACTTCAAATAGGCAACAAACTTCATATTATGAAAACAATATATTCCAAGTTCAAAAGATCTGATAAATTTGTAGAATGTCTTTCACCAGTAGAGTTCAAAGATGGGAGTTTTAAAATCCATGATCTTCTTTCTAGCTACTATGTCAGGTTGTCATTCACTAAAAAAGCAAAAGCACACAAATTATTGTTAtgcaacatacatacatacatacttatataaataaaacatataacaTGTATATTAAAGTTATAGATAACTTTACCATTCTTCCCTTTTCAGGAGAATGATGTAAATCTATTCATTGCTTACTCAATTTTTTAAGGCATCTGTTATGGGTCAATGATAGCCCAAGGAATGGAATTCTCAGAACATATTTTATATGTCTTGGCTGCCAACTCTAAAAGGTCTAGATAAACAAGAAAATTTGACTGAtcttgttttaattcttcctgacaAATAAGCTCCCTCAAAATGATTCCCCACATTATTTAgtcatttaacaaatacttgaactgaaatggaaaattattcaaGCCTTTAAAgtgtaataaaataaaaggattaattttaaaatatctctctgaTTCTTAAAAGTGACCCAGAGATCATGTAAGTAAAAAATCCATACTCAAACAATGATATTCTCTTAGCAAGATCAAGTAGTCATTCAGGGTTTATTCTAGTGAGGGAAGAACAATCCTCCCAAGgtaattcataatttttaaaatagttttagtaGTTAGTATTAAAAGTTTTCCTTAAATCAAGCCTGAATCTACCTTTCTGCAAATTCAATATACATAAAGTtgtctatttaaatatatatatatatgaaaatgtttattttaattcaGTCTAATAGAGCTCattcatttcagaaatgaaaactTAGAGGACCACCCAATTTGCTATCAACATTCCTTATACCATCTATATACACTCTCTCAAGTTGGTTGTCATTTTGATTTTACCTGGTTTGAGGTCGAGTCCATTTCAAGGCATGACGTGGTGGCACAGTAATTGCTGGATGGTAAAATGTGCAGTCAGGTCTCGTACACTGAGTGTTAAATCTACAATGCTAaagacaaagtttttttttttaattggctttGTCAGtatgtaaaaattttaatatgaaatCCAGCctctaaaaaaattcttatctatGCCCATGAGTGAATATCAAAGAATTTAAGCAAAGTAATCAAATATTTGTGATAGGTGTCAATGATTTCATTTTAACTTGCTGCTCATTCGTAGCCTGATTTATAACACTGTAAAGACGTGAAAAACACTGAGTCATCCTATGCCTTtgtttaataaatccttaatTGAACATCTAGATGCTTCATTCCTATGACAAACAAAACTTTTCATTATagaaaaaatgtgtttatatttttaataactcATATGCAGTACATTCTTTTGCtttcaaaacaaaactaaatttagaaaaatttgttAACTTATTGGTAAATTAAATATCCTCCAGGCAGCCTATCAGTCAATCCAATTTGCAAACTGACAAGTGTctctttagagctagaagggagccCTCTAAAGAGAAACTGGGCTAGCATCTGATAAGAATGAAACTGTTTACtgagtgatgaaagaaaattcaCTACAAGAAACTTAGATGGATCAATTACTATCAATTACTATCATCTTGGATATGTATGCTAAGTCCAGTACATAACAGAATACATCTGTGTCCCACAGGTCTACAGGAGGTACTCCCAAATCACCAACCTAACATGGAAAATTGTATTTGatacttttctccctttccttttaattctgaGTTTTAATGGTACAAATTTTAGGTCCTCCATCCCAGATatagatttatatgtatatatttttctattttaccctaatttcatgaatttcatgaatttttataGGGTGTATTATTATTTGAGTTGAATTATGCCACTTTTCTATGGGAGGGGTGCTTTTTTCCTCAAGGCATGCAGAACAatgaaactgaagagaaaaagtttcaatctaaaactcaaattttaCTCTCATTTACTCAATTCCCACCAAGTATTACCCATCTAACTCACTGAAGTATTATTATAGAAAGTAGGGCAGCTAAGAGCAGAATGGGATCATTCTATCTTGGATATTTTTCCTGAAGCAACAAATTAAAGGGTCCACAGTTTCAGACCTAGTTGATTACCAATCAACAACAATCACACATAAAAGATGCAAACTACAGCACTTGACACAAATATAAATTGAATGAAGAGAACAAGAGAACCACACAATGGTCAATAATTTACTGCTAAAAGCTATGAGTAATACCATTAACTCTAGAGTCTCAAAAAATGCAGTTTCTGATAACAGGATTCCTTAATCTCTGTGTTGAGTAGATAACTGGGAGTCCTAATAGAACTACAATTTGCAACTCATATGGgtaaattatctctaatttatcacAGTCTTCACCTCTGATGACATGAAAGATCTAGAGTTCTCTGTAAAAGAAACATCAGGAAAAATAAGACatgagaaaatcataaaaaagcaaATGTATATCCTTTAACTTCCAACATTAAAAGTTTGAGCAATGTCATATTCAAAGAGCAAAGAACTAAAAAGGCCAAGAAAAAACATCAAACATAAAGCAAAGTCAACCAAGGAGTGACCATCAATGTTTTGAAGAGCTTTGTTATAACAAAGATTACTTGTAGAGAACTTTCTATCTGAATTGTCTCAATAATTTCCATTAAAGTGTTAAATTCATTCATCTGAGTGTCTCAAAATTAAGTGATTATTCCTCCAtaattttttccaaaatgaattattttaacaaATCTATCTCAAATAAAATGAGTAATATATAGCTTACTTTTGGATGATAGAAGGGACATTCCATTTTCTTACAAGCAGGGAAGTAACGGCAAAGCTGACTACTGGAAGATGTTGCTGTTGGTGTTGGTGCTGCTGATAAAATAATTCAGGTTGGACTaatgaaatttataattaaaCTCAATTTTTGAAATcggtaatttttaaattaaaatggatCTTTTTACTGACACCAAGACAAAAGTGTAAACTCATAAACATTAAGTAATTTTAAATTGTAATTAAAATTGACTTAAAAATGCTCTAGAATAGGTTACAACTCTATTCctccaaaatatttcattgtttcttagaataCAAGACGTAATATCAATGAAATAGGGTAATTAGAACacacaaaaatgggaaaaatattctaCTTACAATATATTTGCTTtaaacacacatatgtgtatacatacccAATTAATATAGACACCAATTAACTCAGCTTTGATTTGTTCCATTCAAAAACCCTccataccaaaatagaaatttcaaaTGGCAATATGCAAAAGTGACTAACCTGGTTTGGGAGGCAGCACTGGGATTCGTCTACTGGCATGAGTGTAGGGACAATCTGGTTTAGTACATTTAGCATCATATTTACAGTTTGGATGAATAAACAAGCATTTTTCAGCAAATTTACAATTGGGAAAggctctgaaaaaaaagaagaaacaaatactTATTCAATATAGACAATTCTCTTGTTGTATCATGAGAGTTCCTTTGAAGGAGATTCAAGCATCTTTTCTgcttcaagaaacacatgaacaATATAGATGAAGCAACACTGAAATACAATATATAAGTAgtttgtattttgtttatttaagtgTATGTTTAAAAGCTTGACATTTTTGTAGCACTTTGTTTACTTGGAGTCAACTAATCCAAGCAAATTGAATTTTCTAGAGAATTGATGCAAAAGCAGTATGATAGAAACTCAACCTAGGCAAAATCAAGACAATCATTTACCCCAGGGTTATTTCTAAGATTATACTTCGCAAAGCAGATACTGATCTATAATAGTTTTAACTCCTTTTTGGGAGTATTCTCTAcctgaataaaatcaaaagatccAGTTCTCccttattacacacacacacacacacacacacacacaaacacattaaaatttcattttaacttttaattaaccatttctaaaatatactacATACTTTTTAAGTAAAACTGGGTGATCTAAACATAATTTAGCTGTCTTGAAGATTCTAGGTCatgacaaaaatcaaaactaGACTGTAGTATGTTCTAGGTAAAGAAATTTCCAAAATGTACTCAAATGTTATACTGTCTGTTGGAAACTGAATCTTTGCAATAACTCATTTGATTCAAAACCACAAATAGCTACATGGGAACAAAGGCTTTTATGTCACTAAAATACATGtacatttacaaaaattaatattaaaatgttcCCAATAACTGAACTGCCTACCCACTGATGCTGGGGTTCTGATTTTAATTATCCTATGCAATATATCAAGAATAAGCAAAGTAGATCTGGCTATGGCCTGTTTTTTGTAAGGTAAGTGAGCTAAGAATATctacaattttaacattttgctATACTTTATAAAAACCATTGTTAAGTTTATTGGCTGTATAAAAATAGGCAGACCATTTAGTTAGCTGACCCCTGATATAGACAAATGAATATAGTACAGTCAGCCTAGGAAGTGCCCTGGATCAacttgctatttaaaaaaaaattgctggggcagctaggtgtcacattggatagagtactggccctggagtcaggagtacctgagttcaaatctggcctcaaacacttaataattacctagctatgtgaccttgggcaaatcacttaaacccattgccctgaaaacaaaagacaaaaaaaaaatgctgtaatCTTGCTTTACTCAAAAAATAGAATGAGTAATATGCAGCTACACAAGTGTCATTCTACAGAAATAATTCCTGAAACAAAGGCTGTCAAAGCAGCCTTGTTCCTGATGAATTTCTCATCTGTCATAAAAGCTGCTTCTTCTCTATTCTATCAAAGCCTCTGAAATTATTATCACCATCCAAAATAGTATTTCTGATGAATGCAATAAAATTAAGGTTTTTCATCATCCTATCAGATCAAATAAAATCAGTTGATCTAGAATCTGAAAGGACTGCAAGATTTGGCTCTCTTAAAGAGAAAAGTATAGTAAAgccattaaaaaaacaattaactttCAAGAGACTTAAGaaccaagagaaatgaaatgaccgCAATTCTAGAGGGGCAATTATGAAACATAAAACATGTTTTTTGGACAGGCAAATTAAGTCCTTGTTTTAAAACATCTATTGCAAGATAACAAACATCTATTacaagagttttcatttttgggggTGGACACTGGGTTTGAGAGGGAGACAAAGTGTAAAGTAAAATCCAAAGcccaaaaataataaagatttttttttactctaaagTAAGGCAATGATAGTATAAGGGTCattcattaaatttataaaaaggaatttttaaaaattgaatgtttttaaatgaactaGAGAACTTTCTAATGAAAAATTActatattgggcagctaggtggcacagtggatagagcatcagccctggagtcaggagtacctgagttcaaatctggcctcagcaagccacttaaccccccattgccttgcgcaaaaaataaataaatagattactAAGTTGAATCTATAAAGTAATAATTGATTTTTTGTATATCAAACTTCATTGTATCAGATTTGCTAAAGTAGGGAGAATACACCTATGCTAAGTAATATTTCAAACGTCtcggaaaaaaaaatttaccaaaagCTTCTCCAAGTAAACTTGTTCCAAAGCTTCAGCAGGTCAGTGTTTCctcattttattcaataaaagCAACTTTTATTAATAAggattttaattattattaggtGCTTAGAGAAATCTGTCCACAGGAAAAATATGCAAACTGTGGCAGTATATTTAATCAAAGTAACAAGATCTTTTCAGTGTATTTTCATCATATTTAAGCATTACTCAGTAAACTTCCCTCTAAAAAGGATGCAAAGCTTCTCATGTTCCACAACTGACTTAACACATTTCGCTGCATAACGAAAACCTGAACCCACATTAAATAATATCTCAGCCAGGGCCTGAGGTAGAAATGAGGATGCACTTACTTGCAAGATGAAGTTGGGTGGTGATAAGCACATTCATCCCCATTTTTGCAGGCAGGCCAATATTTGCAGCGCTCTGGCAGTTTCTCTGGTTTCTGTGTGATACTCAAATCACTCatctcaactgtgaaatgaagaTTCTTATTAATatcttattaaagattttttaaatgccaTGAACTGTCCAAGTCTTAATCATATATCACTGCcagaaatgataagaaaaaattCATATCTATGACTATGAGAAACCTAGAGTACAATGACCTGGCTGTAAGTTATATGCAACCCTGAAATGAGGAACAAAGGAGGTATAATGAACTGCTTGTCTCATTTAGAGTTTATTTTTATGGTTTCTATAGTTAACTACAGCAAATCCACATTCTATCAGTCACACAGAATCCAGTACAAATACTATCATATAACTGTCACAAAATCATTACCATTATACCAAAGAGACATCAAACTCTGCAGGTTGGAGGAGGGCCGGGGCGGTGTAGAAGACTTCTAGGTCCAACAGATAATCAAACAGAGCTAAAGAATTTCACCTCTCAACATTTAGAGCAGTACAGCTTGAGCCCTCATGGAGGCATAAAACATGACTAGGTCTTGAGAAAGGTCttttagtaggaaaaaaaagggggttAGGAAGTAGATTAGTATGCAGGCTCTCAGACAGGGTTACTATGTCTGTTGGCTTtgcttaactttttctttttagaaagggGAGGCTCCTGGGGGTGGGAAGCAGGAATAGCACATCCAGAAATGACAGTAAGACACAAAAAAACaccaagtaatttttttaatacaCTATGGCAAGGAATTGTGTGATGCTCTTCTTACAAGGAATTAGGCAGTAAAACAGAAGTCTTTCTTCTATTCATGAGAAAAGTTACAGAAGAAACATAAGACAATATAACACATCCAAGTGCTTCTTgactagaaaataaaagaattgatcAGTATTTGAGAATAACTTTGAAGAGaattgtaatacttttttttttaggttttcacaagcaattggggttaagtagcttgcctaaagccacacagctaggcaattattaagtgtctgaggccacatttgaactcaggtaactcctgactccagggccggtgctctatccactgaaccacctagccacccctatactaGACTTCTTGATAGGATTGGCAAGTTATCCTGGATATAATTAGCTTTCCCTTGctaacttttcttctctcttggaAAATGCTGCTTCTTTTCCAATTTTGCATTTAATGTTAATGTATGAATATGCCCATTTTCTGTTGGCTCTGTTGGGTAATGCCTTTGCTGGGTGTGAATCAAGCTATATGACACTGACTCATCTAATAACATCTAATAACTTCAACATTCAGCATGTTCTGCAATCCACATAGCAAAGAAAAACATTGCCTTGAGCAACAAAAAATTGAGAACTGCAGATATATTAGTATGTATGATAGAAAATTGACCTGTCTGAAGAAACCACACTGCTGACAAATGAGAGGAGGAGCTGGGCTGGAGAGCAGCCCAGTGATCACAATCTTATACTATTCATATTGGTTGAGACTTAAAAACAACCTTTCtgatactacacacacacacacacacacacacacacaaagatgtagctcattttatagatagttCTTCCAAAACTacaacttttaaaatcttttgtaatTTTCAAGATTCAGTAGTTATTTCCCTACCACAGGattatttacaaattttttaaGAGATTTGGAGAGCTTTATCACAATTCTTTCTGATcagaatggaatttttaaaagtgtagtTATTGCTATGAGATTAATACTAAGTTAGAGAGCAAGTTAATAGAGATGATAAACATTCACCTACCTAAAAGCAAAGGATTGTATCAGAAACTCTTCAATTAAGTGCCATGGTTTTGAAAATTCTAATACGAGGAACTTCTCTACTATAAGCAGTAGTTTGACCAATTCTGTAATCACCAGAGACACTGAGCAAGATATgagaatatataatttatagtttctttaaaaagaagacaCCAAGAATGGCCTTTCAGACTTCAATAGgtatggcaaactattctagtttTGCATTCAAAACATTAGCGCATATTTGGATTTGATGCctgtattttcccttttcataCTAGACTTTAGCAGTTTTatctacaaacaaaaaaaaaaaatcaaaattcataaTTCCCTGTAAGCTTAAACTCCAGCAAGAGTGAAAGGATGCTCTTTGAAcatataagaatattttaaatctcCAATCAATAGATTTCTTCAgaggaaattttcctttataaaaggTGATCTGAATTTCAAACATACCATTTGAAAAACTACCATCTGAGTCATCAAGCTGCCTGCTCATCAGCTGTGACTGCTGTGGACGGAGGCCTTTTAATCCCTTGATTGTAGATGCAGTTTGATTTATTGGTTTCATTCCTTCAAAACATATGTCTTCCTCTTCTTGATCTGACATGTATCCTGGGGGGCTGGGGACACCATCCAGCGTCACTATAAACTTGGGACTTGCAGGTTTATCTGGTTGTACAAGATCTCTGCCAGACAAATAGAAAACACCATAAATTTGGGgaaaggtgaataaaatttttaaagtagcaGAGAATTTCTACTGCAAACATCTTCAGAACAACTTATTTTCACTTACTTGCTGAGAATATTATCAACAAGAAATGACTAGGTAAGTCTTTCAATGCATATCCCTTTATTAAAGTGATTAAAAGGTTCTACATTACAAAATATTATTGTATTCTGTGCACCCTAATAGTCAGTctactatttattattaaagTGCTTAAAATGTGCCAAGTACTTGACTAAGTATACAAGGAAACCCTCTCAACATCAGTAGTcatttctttcaaggattatttaattcaacaaagGGTGGGGCaatagatggtgcaatggatagagtgctggccctggagtcagaaggacctgagttcaaatccagcctcagatatttgatacatacttagctgtgtgaccttggggaag from Macrotis lagotis isolate mMagLag1 chromosome 4, bilby.v1.9.chrom.fasta, whole genome shotgun sequence includes the following:
- the ZC3H14 gene encoding zinc finger CCCH domain-containing protein 14 isoform X5; the protein is MKMSSRYLSPSSPIFFSPGPIELGTVTGSSCSLDELDSILHLLRKISNDINEIKGMKAAVLTVEANLFDLNVRVSQNEAKISSLEVKMKEFSTSSSECNRQFEDLQEKLQDFETQSRTTDIKIIGFLRNIEKGAQQRQLFSRLQIDPVVEETLQMSQDYYDMESMVHADTRSFILKKPKLSEELVVTPNQESGMKTADTLRVLSGRLIQTRDLVQPDKPASPKFIVTLDGVPSPPGYMSDQEEEDICFEGMKPINQTASTIKGLKGLRPQQSQLMSRQLDDSDGSFSNVEMSDLSITQKPEKLPERCKYWPACKNGDECAYHHPTSSCKAFPNCKFAEKCLFIHPNCKYDAKCTKPDCPYTHASRRIPVLPPKPAAPTPTATSSSSQLCRYFPACKKMECPFYHPKHCRFNTQCTRPDCTFYHPAITVPPRHALKWTRPQTSE